The genomic DNA ATATCTAATTGATTCAATATCACTATTCGCATCTTGTGATAGCTTAATATATCTTTTATATAGTATTTTTTTCTTTTCTAAATCTAAATCTACAGACTTTGATTTGGAATTAGTCTCTTTTACCCAAAATTCTACATTAGAAATAGCTATAGTATCTTGATTTAAAAAGTCAATACTACAAACATCTTTTATTAAAGACGATTTATTATTTATAGTATTTAAAGAAACACCTATTTGTTTTGAAAACTCTTTTTTTGTTATATGTAGTGGATGCTTCTTATTGTATAAAAGATTTTGTTCTAAAACTATATTTAGTATAGCTGAAGACCATATATCAGCTCTAGAAGAATGAATTATCTCTTTATTATTATCTAAAAGGTTTTGCAAAATTTTAAAGCTTATATCTTTGTATTCTTGATTTAAATTGGAGTTGCAAAATCTATTTATCTTGTCCTTAATTTCTTCTATCTTGCCTGTCATGACTCCTCCTCCATATTTTACATATATAAAACTAGTGCTACAAACTCAAGATCTTCTTCTCCTATATTTTCTATAGAATGTTTTTCGCCATCAGCTGTATACACTACATCACCCTCATTTACTTCTACAAATTCCCCATTATCAAATACTTTACCTTTTCCCTTTAGTATATAATATACTTCAAAATCTGTTGTATGGTCATGCACACCAATTGAACTTCCTACTGGTAAAGCTACTCTTTTAAATAGTCTTCCTTTTCCTTTAAGCTCTTCATTTTGTATTATGTTTTCAAGCTTAACCTTTCCTATACCACCATTTAAATTTTCTTTTACTTCTACTTGTAATTCAGATTTCTTTCTTATCATAGCTCATCCCACCTGCCAAACAATCAATCTAACTACTAAATTGGCATATCCTTTCCATAAATATGTTTGTATTTTAATATAATAATAACATATATTATCATAAAAAAATATTACTGAATACACAAAAATGATACTATTTTTACATATATTTCGACTTAATTAAATTATCTTACAAGTTGACGTCTATATGAAAAAAACATATACTCATATAGTATGGTAAAATTTTGTTAAACTATTTATCTGGAGGTTCTCGACATATGTCAGTTTTAAAAACGCAAGAAAAACTTAAACAACCTAGAGATTTATATTTCTGCTGTTCAATATTTACCTTTGTAGGACTTGCATACTATGGTATGAAATTGGTATTATTATTGTTTTTAGCTGAACAAGTCTCCAAAGGTGGTTTAGGGTTAACACCAGCAGAATCCGCATCAATGCTTGCATCTTTTTTAGCATGGACTTATTTCTCTCCAGTTATTGGTGGATGGGTCAGTGATAGATTTTTAGGTCCCAAAAACTGTATTATACTTGGAATGCTAATGGTTTCAATTGGTTATTTTCTAGGATACATAGCAAATAGTAAGATGGATATAAACATCATGATATTTTTATCTGGATTAGGAATAGGTTTTTATAAAGGAAACTTACATACTATGGTTGGAAACTTATATACCAATGATGACCCAAGAAAAGATGGAGCTTTCTCTATTACGTATATGGCTACTAATCTAGGTACTTTATTTGGCCCTTTAATATGCGGTTTAGTTGCTAATGAATGGTTTGCTATGAAAAGCGGATTATCTATAAGTATGTATGGATATAGATATGTATTTTTATTTTCATCAATTACGGTTCTAATAGGTTTATTCTTCTTTATATTTGGAAACAGAAAGTTTTATAAACCTTTGAATAATGACCCTATTAACGGGAGAGAGTCTATAAGAAAATCACTAGAATATAAGAAAATGCTCGCTTCAAGACCTTTAACTTTGATTGAGAAAAAAAGAATAATAGTAATATTGGTGTTAGCTTTTTTCACAGTATTTTTTTGGATAGCATATAACCAAGCCTCTATGTCTATTGCACTCTATACAAAGGAACACATAAATCTTACTGTTGGCAATTTTCAAATTCCTACTTCATGGATAGATTCATACAATGGTCTCCTTTGTGTTATTCTTGGACCTATCTCTGCTTTAGTATGGGTAAAATTATCTCAAACTAAAAAAGGCGATTTAAGTGTGCCAAAAAAAATGAGCTTAGGTTTTATACTATTAGCCATAGCATTTTTGTTTATGATAGTAGCAGTTATACAAACAGGAACAGACCCTAATTCAATTCACAAAGCAAGTGTATTTTGGGTAGTTGGATTTTTAACATTCCAAAGTATAGGAGAAATTTGCTTTTCTCCAGTCGGGTATGGTATGGTAAATAAACTTTCGCCTGAAAAGTATATTTCATTACTAATGGGTGTTTGGTTTTTAGGCAAATTTGCAGCAAATAAATTATCTGGCTATACGCAAGCTATTATAGACCAACTTGGTATGTTACAAGTCTTCATAGTGATACCATCATTTTTATTGATATTTGGAATTATACTACTTATAATGAATAAAAAATTAGTAGAATTATCAAATTAAAAATTTTTTAAAGTTAATAAAATATACAATAAAAAATCGAGGCATTATAATACCTCGATTTTTATTGTATCTAGTACAAACTATATAGCTCTAGTGTAAACTTTTAACCATTCTCTTTCTTCATCAGTTAAGAAAGGTGATATTTTATCATAAACTAACTTATGATACCAGTTTAAATAATCTTTTTCATCCTTATTCATTAATTCTGGTACTATACCATCTAAGTCAATAGGAGCTAACGTAACAACTTCAAATTCCATAAATTGACCATAGAAATTCTTTTCAGCTTTTCTAACTACAATTTCATTCTCTGTTCTTATACCATGAGAACCTTCTATATATATACCTGGTTCATTAGTAGTTACCATTCCTTCTTCAAGAACTGCACTATCAAATCTTTCAGGTACTACTCTCCATCTAAATCCATTTGGAGCTTCGTGAACATTTAGCACAAATCCTATACCATGTCCAGTTCCACATTGATAATCAATTCCCATATTCCACATGCAACTTCTAGATAGTATGTCTAAGTTATATCCTCTACAACCATGCAAGAACTTAGCCTTAGAAAGATTTATCATTCCTCTTGCTACAGAAGTAAAGTGTAGTTTTAATTCATCACTTATAGGTCCTAAAACTGTAGTCCTAGTTATATCAGTAGTTCCATCATAATATTGTCCACCTGAATCTACTAAAAATAATCCTTCTGCCTCTAATTTATAATTTGACTCTGGAGTTGCACTATAGTGCATCATTGCAGCATGCTCTTTATATGCAGCAATTGTATTGAAACTTGGCTCAAAGAAACCTTCTTGCTCTCTTCTTAAGTCCTCTAATTTTTGAGTAGCACTTATTTCAGTGATTTCCATCTTACCTACATTTTTCTTTAACCAGTACATAAATTTAGTGAAAGCTACACCATCTTTTACATGTGAATTTCTTATATTTTCTAATTCTACCTCATTTTTTTGAGCTTTAAAAAACATTACTGGATTGAACTCATCAACTTTCTCAACTTCACAAGGTATATTATTGTAAATTGTATAACTAAGCTTA from Clostridioides difficile ATCC 9689 = DSM 1296 includes the following:
- a CDS encoding aminopeptidase P family protein — its product is MNIKDRLSGLRKFMEEKNIDAYMIPSSDNHQSEYVGDYFKSREFISGFNGSAGTVIVTKDEAGLWTDGRYFIQAESQLEGSTIKLFKMGQEGCPTTDEYLYKNIPEGGTLGFDGRVISAREGATLAEKLSKKGIKIEYQYDLIDSIWPDRPALSDSKAFLLDVKYCGESFSSKLARLREKMSEKGTSTHVITTLDDIAWLFNIRGGDVKYNPVVLSYAVITLKEVYLFVDESKLNEEILNELAKENVQIKPYNDVYEFVKNIDKTEKVLLDGTKLSYTIYNNIPCEVEKVDEFNPVMFFKAQKNEVELENIRNSHVKDGVAFTKFMYWLKKNVGKMEITEISATQKLEDLRREQEGFFEPSFNTIAAYKEHAAMMHYSATPESNYKLEAEGLFLVDSGGQYYDGTTDITRTTVLGPISDELKLHFTSVARGMINLSKAKFLHGCRGYNLDILSRSCMWNMGIDYQCGTGHGIGFVLNVHEAPNGFRWRVVPERFDSAVLEEGMVTTNEPGIYIEGSHGIRTENEIVVRKAEKNFYGQFMEFEVVTLAPIDLDGIVPELMNKDEKDYLNWYHKLVYDKISPFLTDEEREWLKVYTRAI
- a CDS encoding peptide MFS transporter translates to MSVLKTQEKLKQPRDLYFCCSIFTFVGLAYYGMKLVLLLFLAEQVSKGGLGLTPAESASMLASFLAWTYFSPVIGGWVSDRFLGPKNCIILGMLMVSIGYFLGYIANSKMDINIMIFLSGLGIGFYKGNLHTMVGNLYTNDDPRKDGAFSITYMATNLGTLFGPLICGLVANEWFAMKSGLSISMYGYRYVFLFSSITVLIGLFFFIFGNRKFYKPLNNDPINGRESIRKSLEYKKMLASRPLTLIEKKRIIVILVLAFFTVFFWIAYNQASMSIALYTKEHINLTVGNFQIPTSWIDSYNGLLCVILGPISALVWVKLSQTKKGDLSVPKKMSLGFILLAIAFLFMIVAVIQTGTDPNSIHKASVFWVVGFLTFQSIGEICFSPVGYGMVNKLSPEKYISLLMGVWFLGKFAANKLSGYTQAIIDQLGMLQVFIVIPSFLLIFGIILLIMNKKLVELSN
- a CDS encoding cupin domain-containing protein, giving the protein MIRKKSELQVEVKENLNGGIGKVKLENIIQNEELKGKGRLFKRVALPVGSSIGVHDHTTDFEVYYILKGKGKVFDNGEFVEVNEGDVVYTADGEKHSIENIGEEDLEFVALVLYM